A genome region from Streptomyces xanthophaeus includes the following:
- a CDS encoding NAD-dependent epimerase/dehydratase family protein gives MKLLMLGGTEFVGRAITEDALTRGWEVSVFHRGHHTPPPGTSALHGDRTAPGGLAALASGEWDLVVDTWGGAPTAVRDSARLLRDRAGRYAYISTRSVYEYPAPAGLAEDGPLVGASPDAGPTAYAEDKRGGELAALDAFEDRALLVRAGLILGPYENVGRLPWWLNRTARGGPVLAPGPRELPIQYIDVRDLAHWTLDAAEAGRGGAYNLVCPSGHATMGGLLDACAATTGGRAELRWTDPDRLLEAGVAPWTELPVWVPEGEAYDHMHRGDVSKALAAGLTCRPVEETVADTWAWLRTLGGAAPLRPDVPAKGISAEREAGLLGL, from the coding sequence ATGAAGCTGCTGATGCTGGGTGGTACCGAATTCGTCGGGCGCGCGATCACCGAGGACGCCCTGACCCGGGGCTGGGAGGTGAGCGTCTTCCACCGCGGACACCACACACCCCCGCCGGGCACCTCCGCCCTCCACGGGGACCGTACCGCCCCCGGGGGTCTGGCCGCCCTCGCTTCCGGCGAGTGGGACCTGGTCGTCGACACCTGGGGCGGCGCCCCGACGGCGGTACGCGACAGCGCCCGCCTGCTGCGCGACCGGGCCGGGCGGTACGCGTACATCTCCACCCGCTCGGTGTACGAGTACCCCGCCCCGGCCGGCCTCGCCGAGGACGGCCCCCTGGTCGGGGCCTCGCCGGACGCCGGGCCGACCGCCTACGCCGAGGACAAGCGGGGCGGCGAACTCGCCGCCCTGGACGCCTTCGAGGACCGCGCCCTGCTGGTGCGCGCCGGGCTGATCCTCGGCCCGTACGAGAACGTCGGCCGGCTGCCGTGGTGGCTGAATCGCACCGCCCGCGGCGGCCCGGTGCTCGCCCCGGGACCGCGGGAGCTCCCGATCCAGTACATCGACGTACGCGACCTCGCGCACTGGACCCTGGACGCCGCCGAGGCGGGGCGCGGGGGTGCGTACAACCTGGTCTGCCCGTCCGGACACGCCACGATGGGCGGGCTCCTCGACGCCTGCGCGGCCACCACCGGGGGCCGCGCCGAACTGCGCTGGACCGACCCGGACCGGCTCCTGGAGGCGGGCGTGGCGCCCTGGACCGAACTCCCGGTCTGGGTCCCCGAGGGCGAGGCCTACGACCACATGCACCGCGGGGACGTCTCCAAGGCGCTGGCGGCCGGCCTGACCTGCCGGCCGGTCGAGGAGACCGTGGCCGACACCTGGGCCTGGCTGCGCACGCTCGGCGGAGCCGCCCCACTGCGCCCCGACGTGCCGGCCAAGGGCATCTCCGCGGAGCGGGAGGCCGGGCTACTCGGGCTCTGA
- a CDS encoding GNAT family N-acetyltransferase, translating to MAIEFKDDREAGRLLAVEDGAVVGHIAYFVLADAPHALVAVHTIVEQGHEGRGIAGGLVKTFYGIAAAEGVPVVPLCPYAASWAAKHPDEAPEPPAEVVVAAKAQLAAAPGLG from the coding sequence ATGGCGATCGAGTTCAAGGACGACCGTGAGGCCGGACGGCTGCTCGCCGTCGAGGACGGGGCGGTGGTCGGCCACATCGCGTACTTCGTGCTCGCCGACGCGCCGCACGCCCTGGTCGCGGTCCACACCATCGTCGAGCAGGGGCACGAGGGCCGCGGTATCGCAGGCGGGCTGGTGAAGACCTTCTACGGGATCGCCGCCGCCGAGGGGGTGCCCGTGGTGCCGCTCTGCCCCTACGCGGCGAGCTGGGCCGCCAAACACCCCGACGAGGCGCCCGAGCCGCCCGCCGAGGTCGTCGTGGCGGCCAAGGCGCAGCTCGCCGCGGCCCCCGGCCTCGGGTGA
- a CDS encoding class I SAM-dependent methyltransferase, with amino-acid sequence MTTVDPRITDFYTEYDEASRLHSTATGRLEFRRTQELLRRYLPPAPARVLDVGGGPGTHAGWLTEQGYEVLLLDPVPKHVEQARERAPRCVARLGDARDLDVEADTFDAVLLLGPLYHLPERGDRLAALREARRAAVPGGLVAAAGISRYSLMQDYTVSAGLPPELLAGEVSQVVRTGSYDGSRGFTVAHFHTAAELMREAGEAGLGAVRVHGIEGPGWAYVVAAGRCAGQDEAGALVADAMATARLADEHGVFHDASAHILVVGSA; translated from the coding sequence ATGACGACCGTCGACCCGCGGATCACGGACTTCTACACGGAATACGACGAGGCTTCCCGGCTGCACTCCACGGCGACGGGCCGTCTGGAGTTCCGGCGGACCCAGGAGCTGTTACGTCGCTACCTGCCTCCGGCACCGGCGCGGGTGCTGGACGTGGGCGGCGGGCCGGGCACGCATGCCGGCTGGCTCACCGAGCAGGGATACGAGGTGCTCCTCCTCGACCCCGTGCCGAAGCACGTGGAGCAAGCCCGTGAGCGCGCGCCGCGGTGCGTCGCCCGGCTGGGGGATGCCCGCGACCTGGACGTCGAGGCCGACACGTTCGACGCGGTGCTGTTGCTCGGCCCGCTGTACCACCTGCCGGAGCGCGGGGACCGTCTCGCCGCGTTGAGGGAGGCCCGCCGGGCCGCCGTACCAGGTGGCCTGGTGGCGGCCGCGGGGATCTCGCGGTACTCCCTGATGCAGGACTACACCGTCAGTGCGGGCCTGCCCCCGGAGCTGCTGGCCGGCGAGGTCTCGCAGGTGGTCCGTACGGGCTCCTACGACGGCAGCAGGGGATTCACGGTTGCGCACTTCCACACGGCTGCCGAGCTGATGCGGGAGGCCGGTGAAGCGGGGCTCGGAGCGGTGCGCGTCCACGGGATCGAGGGTCCGGGGTGGGCGTACGTCGTGGCGGCGGGCCGGTGTGCGGGCCAGGACGAGGCGGGAGCGCTCGTCGCGGATGCGATGGCGACGGCTCGCCTCGCCGACGAGCACGGTGTGTTCCACGATGCGTCGGCGCACATTCTTGTCGTCGGCTCGGCCTGA
- a CDS encoding GNAT family N-acetyltransferase, whose protein sequence is MLIDHWPLLGLRLTTPRLELRLPRSDELAALADLARDGVHDPSQMPFSSGWTDLPDTERARSVVQHHWLRLGNWRPDDWSLNLAVFLGGRPVGVQAMAAKRFALLREVNTASWLGLSHQSQGIGTEMRAAVLHLAFTGLGAEEATTGAFADNAPSLTVSRKLGYVPDGIERRVVRGEVVVMQRLRIPHGQWRPDLAKDTEISGLLPCLPLFGLAADQATRPS, encoded by the coding sequence GTGCTGATCGACCACTGGCCACTGCTCGGCCTTCGGCTGACGACGCCCCGCCTGGAGCTGCGCCTGCCCCGATCGGACGAGCTGGCGGCACTGGCCGATCTCGCGCGCGACGGCGTTCACGATCCGTCGCAGATGCCGTTCAGCAGTGGCTGGACCGACCTGCCCGATACCGAGCGGGCCCGCTCCGTGGTCCAGCATCACTGGCTGCGGCTCGGGAACTGGAGGCCGGACGACTGGTCCCTCAATCTGGCCGTCTTCCTCGGTGGCCGGCCGGTGGGCGTGCAGGCCATGGCGGCCAAGCGCTTCGCGCTGTTGCGGGAGGTCAACACGGCCTCCTGGCTCGGGCTGTCCCATCAGAGCCAGGGCATAGGCACGGAGATGCGCGCTGCCGTGCTGCACCTGGCATTCACCGGGCTCGGCGCCGAGGAGGCGACGACCGGGGCGTTCGCCGACAACGCGCCGTCATTGACCGTATCCCGCAAACTCGGATATGTCCCGGACGGAATCGAGCGGCGGGTGGTGCGCGGGGAGGTCGTGGTCATGCAGCGGCTTCGTATTCCCCATGGTCAGTGGCGGCCGGATCTCGCGAAAGACACCGAGATCTCCGGGCTGCTCCCGTGCCTGCCCCTGTTCGGCCTGGCGGCTGATCAGGCCACCCGCCCGTCCTGA
- a CDS encoding transglycosylase family protein codes for MGVRGRHRRYQPSSINRASLAVTAGGAGIALPLIGAGVAHAASVDTWNKVASCESTNNWRINTGNGYYGGLQFSQSTWRAFGGTTYAPRADLATKDQQIAVAEKVLKGQGPGAWPNCGKQAGLTRSGPAPAVIPQTQTQSQGQVPVARTAPEQGGGPRPTGTSVLPNPYVVAPGDSLSAIATGQHVEGGWQALYETNRATIGGNPNLIFPGQRLTLRVTTAPALPPPPRQDPEKPPRTADPVTPVEPAAEKPAEKPAPKPAEKPVEKPVEKPAPEPASAQQKPEAGGFSAPVDAALGTAYRVAGSSWSSGYHTGVDFPVATGTTVKSVGPGQVVSAGWAGAYGYQVVIRHTDGRYSQYAHLSALGVKAGQQVSGGQRIGRSGSTGNTTGPHLHFEMRSGPGYGSDIDPLKYLRGHGVRI; via the coding sequence ATGGGTGTACGGGGCCGGCACCGCCGGTATCAGCCGAGCAGCATCAACCGGGCCTCCCTGGCCGTCACCGCCGGCGGTGCCGGGATCGCGCTCCCGCTCATCGGGGCCGGGGTCGCCCACGCGGCCTCCGTGGACACCTGGAACAAGGTCGCGTCCTGCGAATCGACGAACAACTGGCGCATTAACACCGGCAACGGCTACTACGGCGGCCTCCAGTTCAGCCAGAGCACCTGGCGGGCCTTCGGCGGCACCACCTATGCCCCGCGTGCCGACCTGGCCACCAAGGACCAGCAGATAGCCGTCGCGGAGAAGGTGCTCAAGGGGCAGGGGCCCGGCGCCTGGCCCAACTGCGGGAAGCAGGCAGGACTCACGCGCAGCGGCCCGGCGCCCGCCGTCATCCCGCAGACGCAGACGCAGTCGCAGGGACAGGTCCCCGTGGCGCGGACGGCCCCGGAGCAGGGCGGCGGACCGCGCCCGACGGGGACCTCCGTCCTGCCGAACCCGTACGTCGTCGCGCCCGGAGACTCGCTCTCCGCGATCGCCACCGGTCAGCACGTCGAGGGCGGCTGGCAGGCGCTGTACGAGACCAACCGGGCCACCATCGGCGGCAACCCGAACCTGATCTTCCCGGGCCAGCGGCTCACCCTGCGGGTCACCACGGCGCCGGCCCTGCCGCCGCCGCCCAGGCAGGACCCCGAGAAGCCGCCGCGGACCGCCGACCCGGTGACGCCCGTGGAGCCGGCCGCCGAGAAGCCCGCCGAGAAGCCCGCGCCCAAGCCGGCCGAGAAGCCGGTGGAGAAGCCCGTCGAAAAGCCGGCTCCGGAGCCCGCCTCAGCGCAGCAGAAGCCGGAAGCGGGCGGATTCTCCGCCCCCGTCGACGCCGCCCTCGGCACCGCGTACCGCGTCGCGGGATCCTCCTGGTCCAGCGGCTACCACACGGGCGTCGACTTCCCGGTGGCGACCGGCACCACCGTCAAGTCGGTGGGACCCGGACAGGTCGTCTCCGCCGGCTGGGCCGGGGCCTACGGCTACCAGGTCGTCATCCGGCACACCGACGGCCGGTACTCCCAGTACGCCCACCTCTCCGCCCTCGGCGTCAAGGCCGGTCAGCAGGTCTCCGGAGGCCAGCGCATAGGCCGCTCCGGTTCGACCGGCAACACCACGGGCCCGCACCTGCACTTCGAGATGCGCTCGGGACCCGGCTACGGATCCGACATCGACCCGCTCAAGTACCTCCGGGGCCACGGGGTCCGCATCTGA
- the gndA gene encoding NADP-dependent phosphogluconate dehydrogenase, with product MSTSTAQIGVTGLAVMGSNLARNFARNGFTVAVHNRTAAKTTALVEEFGHEGAFVAAGSAKEFVDALERPRRIVIMVKAGEPTDAVIREFAPLLEEGDVIIDGGNAHFEDTRRRERELREQGLHFVGVGISGGEEGALLGPSIMPGGSTTSYASLGPLLEKISAKAADGTPCTSHVGPDGAGHFVKMVHNGIEYADMQLIAEAYHLLREVAGYSPAKIAETFRAWNRGRLDSYLIEITAEVLAHTDAATGRAFVDVVADAAEQKGTGRWTVQIALDLGVPVSGIAEAVFARAVSGHADLRTAARGLAGPTAAALAPEAAEAFAAEVEQALYASKIVSYTQGFHQIRAGSEEYGWNVDLGAVASLWRGGCIIRAAFLDRIRAAYAAQPELPSLLADAHFAEEIAAAQDGWRSVLVAAVRQGIPVPAFSASLAYYDALRAERLPAALTQGQRDFFGAHTYRRTDREGSFHTLWSGDRSEVRTS from the coding sequence ATGAGCACCAGCACGGCCCAGATCGGCGTCACCGGACTCGCTGTCATGGGCAGCAACCTCGCCCGCAATTTCGCCCGCAACGGATTCACCGTGGCCGTCCACAACCGCACGGCCGCCAAGACCACGGCGCTGGTCGAGGAGTTCGGGCACGAGGGCGCCTTCGTGGCGGCAGGGTCGGCGAAGGAGTTCGTCGACGCGCTGGAGCGCCCCCGACGCATCGTCATCATGGTGAAGGCCGGGGAGCCGACCGATGCCGTGATCCGCGAGTTCGCCCCGCTCCTGGAGGAGGGCGACGTCATCATCGACGGAGGCAACGCGCACTTCGAGGACACCCGGCGCCGCGAGCGGGAACTGCGGGAGCAGGGACTCCACTTCGTGGGTGTGGGCATCTCCGGCGGCGAGGAGGGCGCGCTGCTGGGCCCGAGCATCATGCCGGGCGGCTCGACCACGTCCTACGCCTCCCTCGGACCGTTGCTGGAGAAGATCTCCGCGAAGGCCGCCGACGGCACGCCGTGCACCTCCCACGTGGGGCCCGACGGCGCCGGACACTTCGTCAAGATGGTGCACAACGGCATCGAGTACGCCGACATGCAGCTCATCGCCGAGGCCTACCACCTGCTGCGCGAGGTGGCGGGCTACTCCCCCGCGAAGATCGCGGAGACCTTCCGGGCGTGGAACCGGGGGCGCCTGGACTCGTACCTGATCGAGATCACGGCGGAGGTGCTCGCGCACACGGACGCCGCGACCGGGCGGGCGTTCGTCGACGTCGTGGCCGACGCCGCCGAGCAGAAGGGCACCGGCCGCTGGACCGTGCAGATCGCCCTCGACCTCGGGGTGCCGGTGTCGGGGATCGCCGAGGCGGTCTTCGCCCGCGCGGTCTCCGGCCACGCGGACCTGCGGACGGCCGCGCGCGGGCTCGCGGGCCCGACGGCTGCCGCGCTCGCACCGGAGGCGGCGGAGGCCTTCGCCGCCGAGGTGGAGCAGGCGCTGTACGCGTCGAAGATCGTCTCGTACACCCAGGGCTTCCACCAGATCCGGGCCGGCAGCGAGGAGTACGGCTGGAACGTGGACCTGGGCGCCGTGGCCTCGCTGTGGCGAGGCGGCTGCATCATCCGGGCCGCGTTCCTGGACCGGATCCGGGCGGCGTACGCCGCACAGCCGGAGCTGCCGAGCCTGCTGGCGGACGCGCACTTCGCCGAGGAGATCGCGGCCGCCCAGGACGGCTGGCGGTCCGTCCTGGTGGCGGCGGTGCGCCAGGGCATCCCGGTTCCCGCCTTCTCGGCCTCACTCGCCTACTACGACGCGCTGCGCGCGGAGCGGCTGCCCGCGGCCCTCACCCAGGGGCAGCGTGACTTCTTCGGGGCGCACACCTACCGGCGGACCGACCGCGAGGGCTCGTTCCACACCCTCTGGAGCGGCGACCGCTCCGAGGTCCGCACGTCGTAG
- a CDS encoding SDR family NAD(P)-dependent oxidoreductase, with product MTVTEDIQDYGHDDGHSYGPGIDPDRLALCLSVLDELDKLDVDHPDAITVRRATAGLYRTVKQRRRQERRAAKTANDKAVTEATATGSAERIDDETEGILPSSVTEAGRIAGILQRPRSCYICKTRYVEVDYFYHQLCPTCAVENRTRREARADLNGKRALLTGGRAKIGMYIALRLLRDGAHTTITTRFPKDAIRRFKAMEDSADWMHRLEVVGIDLRDPAQAVALADQVAAAGPLDILINNATQTVRRLPSAYAALVEGETAPLPAGELPAHHVIGAFNSGAVDGLAALPVGVSGLEAQKVADLALVAGNASLERHLAGTAIDAGGLLPDVVESNTWVQTIDQISPVELLETQLCNYTSPFILISALRPAMAEAARQAAGGRAYVVNVSAMEGVFSRGYKGAGHPNTNAAKAAMNMVTRTSGQEMFQSDRILMTSVDTGWITDERPHFDKLRLAEEGFHAPLDLVDGAARVYDPIVRGEAGEDLFGVFLKDYAPANW from the coding sequence ATGACGGTGACCGAAGACATCCAGGACTACGGCCACGACGACGGGCACTCCTACGGGCCCGGTATCGACCCCGACCGGCTGGCCCTCTGCCTCAGCGTGCTCGACGAGCTGGACAAGCTCGACGTCGACCACCCCGACGCGATCACCGTACGCCGCGCCACCGCCGGTCTCTACCGGACGGTCAAGCAGCGCCGCCGCCAGGAGCGCCGCGCCGCCAAGACCGCCAACGACAAGGCCGTCACCGAGGCCACCGCCACCGGCTCCGCCGAGCGCATCGACGACGAGACCGAGGGCATCCTGCCCTCCTCGGTCACGGAGGCCGGCCGGATCGCCGGGATACTCCAGCGCCCGCGCTCCTGCTACATCTGCAAGACGCGGTACGTCGAGGTCGACTACTTCTACCACCAGCTCTGCCCGACGTGCGCCGTCGAGAACCGGACCAGGCGCGAGGCCCGCGCCGACCTGAACGGCAAGCGCGCGCTGCTCACCGGCGGCCGGGCCAAGATCGGCATGTACATCGCGCTGCGGCTGCTGCGCGACGGCGCCCACACCACGATCACCACGCGCTTCCCCAAGGACGCCATCCGCCGCTTCAAGGCGATGGAGGACTCCGCGGACTGGATGCACCGCCTGGAGGTCGTCGGCATCGACCTGCGCGACCCGGCCCAGGCCGTGGCCCTCGCCGATCAGGTCGCCGCGGCCGGCCCGCTCGACATCCTGATCAACAACGCGACGCAGACCGTGCGCCGCCTGCCCAGCGCCTACGCGGCACTGGTCGAGGGGGAGACCGCCCCGCTGCCCGCCGGTGAGCTCCCCGCCCACCATGTCATCGGCGCCTTCAACTCCGGCGCGGTCGACGGCCTGGCGGCACTGCCCGTCGGAGTGAGCGGGCTGGAGGCGCAGAAGGTCGCCGACCTCGCCCTGGTCGCCGGCAACGCCAGCCTGGAGCGGCACCTCGCCGGCACCGCCATCGACGCGGGCGGCCTGCTGCCCGACGTCGTCGAGAGCAACACCTGGGTCCAGACCATCGACCAGATCTCCCCGGTGGAGCTGCTCGAAACCCAGCTGTGCAACTACACGTCGCCGTTCATCCTGATCAGCGCCCTGCGGCCGGCCATGGCGGAGGCCGCCCGGCAGGCTGCGGGCGGGCGGGCGTACGTCGTCAACGTCTCGGCGATGGAGGGCGTCTTCAGCCGCGGCTACAAGGGTGCGGGGCACCCGAACACCAACGCCGCCAAGGCCGCGATGAACATGGTGACGCGGACCAGCGGCCAGGAGATGTTCCAGAGCGACCGCATCCTGATGACCTCGGTCGACACCGGCTGGATCACCGACGAGCGCCCCCACTTCGACAAGCTGCGCCTGGCCGAGGAGGGCTTCCACGCCCCGCTCGACCTGGTCGACGGTGCGGCCCGGGTCTACGACCCGATCGTCCGCGGCGAGGCCGGCGAGGACCTGTTCGGCGTCTTCCTCAAGGACTACGCCCCGGCGAACTGGTAA
- the valS gene encoding valine--tRNA ligase: MTTASPRQGVPDKPTLDGLEAKWALTWDEQGVYVFDRTAPRERVYSIDTPPPTVSGSLHVGHVFSYTQTDALARFHRMRGKAVFYPMGWDDNGLPTERRVQNYFGVRCDPSLPYAPDFAPPASPGKQQIPVSRRNFIELCEQLTVEDEKVFESLWRRLGLSVDWNHTYQTIDSRARAISQRAFLANLARGEAYQAEAPTLWDVTFQTAVAQAELEDRERPSAYHHLLFRSEAGTELEIATTRPELLPACVAVVAHPDDERYQKLFGTTVRTPVFGVDVPVVAHRLADPEKGTGAAMICTFGDTTDVVWWRELDLPTRSVIGRDGRFVREAPTVLESEAAKAAYAQLAGATPHTARERLVEMVRAEGSLVGDPRPFNHMVKFYEKGDKPLEIVTSRQWYLRNGGRDAELRQKLLERGHELNWHPEHMRNRYQSWVEGLAGDWLISRQRYFGVPIPVWYQLDADGNPTDELIVPSQDSLPVDPSSDTPPGFAPDQRDVPGGFTGDPDVMDTWATSSLTPQIAGGWGHDDDLFQRVFPMDLRPQAHEIIRTWLFSTVARAELEHDALPWAHAAISGWILDPDRKKMSKSKGNVVTPLDLLDQHGSDAVRYWAVSARPGTDTAFEIGQMKIGRRLAIKILNVSKFVLGLGAAERRTAVTNPLDQALLARLADVVDEATAQLEAYDYARALETIERCFWAFCDDYVELVKTRAYGGGGEEAAASAQATLSTALSTLLRLLAPFVPFATEEAWNWWQQGSVHQARWPSGTELREQCPKGDPQLLDVAAEAIAAIRKSKSAAQVSMRAEVATLSVRGPAPLLAGLRQVSGDVQSAGNIGEVDLEVAESELLTYEITM; encoded by the coding sequence ATGACGACCGCATCTCCTCGCCAGGGCGTACCCGACAAGCCCACACTCGACGGCCTCGAAGCCAAATGGGCTCTGACCTGGGACGAGCAGGGCGTATACGTATTCGACCGCACCGCACCACGGGAGCGGGTGTACTCGATCGACACGCCCCCGCCCACCGTGAGCGGCTCACTCCACGTCGGACACGTGTTCTCGTACACCCAGACGGATGCACTCGCCCGCTTCCACCGGATGCGCGGCAAGGCCGTCTTCTACCCGATGGGCTGGGACGACAACGGTCTGCCGACCGAACGCCGGGTGCAGAACTACTTCGGTGTCCGGTGCGACCCCTCGCTGCCGTACGCCCCGGACTTCGCTCCGCCCGCGTCTCCGGGCAAGCAGCAGATCCCGGTGTCCCGCCGCAACTTCATCGAGCTCTGCGAGCAGCTCACGGTGGAGGACGAGAAGGTCTTCGAGAGCCTGTGGCGCCGACTGGGGCTGTCCGTCGACTGGAACCACACCTACCAGACCATCGACAGCCGGGCCCGTGCCATCTCGCAGCGGGCCTTCCTGGCCAACCTCGCCCGGGGCGAGGCGTACCAGGCCGAAGCCCCGACACTGTGGGACGTGACGTTCCAGACCGCCGTCGCTCAGGCCGAGCTGGAGGACCGCGAGCGGCCCAGCGCCTACCACCATCTGCTGTTCCGGTCGGAGGCCGGGACGGAGCTGGAGATCGCCACGACACGGCCCGAGCTGCTGCCCGCCTGCGTGGCCGTCGTGGCGCATCCGGACGACGAGCGCTATCAGAAGCTGTTCGGCACCACCGTGCGCACTCCGGTCTTCGGCGTCGACGTGCCGGTGGTGGCTCACCGTCTGGCCGACCCGGAGAAGGGCACCGGGGCGGCCATGATCTGCACGTTCGGCGACACCACCGACGTGGTGTGGTGGCGTGAGCTCGACCTCCCCACCCGGTCGGTGATCGGGCGGGACGGCCGCTTCGTGCGCGAAGCGCCGACCGTGCTGGAGTCCGAGGCGGCCAAGGCGGCGTACGCCCAGCTCGCCGGCGCCACCCCGCACACCGCCCGCGAGCGCCTCGTCGAGATGGTGCGCGCGGAAGGCAGCCTGGTCGGTGATCCGCGGCCCTTCAACCACATGGTCAAGTTCTACGAGAAGGGCGACAAGCCGCTCGAGATCGTCACCAGCCGCCAGTGGTACCTGCGCAACGGCGGACGCGACGCGGAGCTCCGGCAGAAGCTTCTGGAGCGCGGCCACGAGCTGAACTGGCACCCCGAGCACATGCGGAACCGGTACCAGTCCTGGGTGGAGGGACTTGCCGGGGACTGGCTGATCAGCCGGCAGCGCTACTTCGGCGTGCCCATTCCCGTGTGGTACCAGCTGGACGCCGACGGCAACCCGACGGACGAGCTGATCGTGCCGTCGCAGGACTCGCTTCCCGTGGACCCCAGCAGCGACACCCCGCCCGGCTTCGCGCCGGACCAGCGGGACGTCCCGGGTGGCTTCACCGGTGACCCGGACGTGATGGACACCTGGGCGACGTCCTCGCTGACACCGCAGATCGCCGGCGGCTGGGGCCACGACGACGACCTGTTCCAGCGCGTCTTCCCGATGGACCTGCGTCCGCAGGCCCACGAGATCATCCGCACCTGGCTGTTCTCCACCGTCGCCCGAGCCGAGCTGGAGCACGACGCGCTCCCCTGGGCTCATGCCGCGATCAGTGGCTGGATCCTCGACCCCGACCGCAAAAAGATGTCCAAGTCGAAGGGCAACGTCGTCACCCCCCTGGACCTTCTGGACCAGCATGGGTCGGACGCGGTGCGGTACTGGGCGGTGTCAGCCCGGCCGGGCACGGACACGGCGTTCGAAATCGGCCAGATGAAGATCGGCCGGCGTCTGGCCATCAAGATCCTCAACGTGTCGAAGTTCGTACTCGGCCTCGGCGCGGCCGAGCGTCGTACGGCCGTGACCAACCCGCTCGACCAGGCGCTGCTCGCACGGCTCGCGGACGTGGTGGACGAGGCCACGGCCCAGCTGGAGGCGTACGACTACGCCCGGGCGCTCGAGACGATCGAGCGGTGCTTCTGGGCGTTCTGCGACGACTACGTGGAGCTGGTGAAGACTCGCGCCTACGGAGGAGGGGGCGAGGAGGCCGCCGCGTCCGCGCAGGCGACCCTGTCGACCGCGCTGTCGACACTGCTGCGGCTCCTCGCGCCGTTCGTACCGTTCGCGACGGAAGAGGCGTGGAACTGGTGGCAGCAGGGCTCGGTCCATCAGGCTCGGTGGCCCAGCGGGACGGAGCTGCGGGAGCAGTGCCCGAAGGGAGATCCTCAGCTTCTGGACGTCGCCGCGGAGGCCATTGCCGCCATCCGGAAGTCCAAGAGTGCGGCTCAGGTCTCCATGCGGGCCGAAGTGGCCACGCTCTCGGTACGCGGGCCGGCACCGTTGCTGGCCGGCCTTCGCCAGGTGAGCGGGGACGTGCAGTCCGCCGGGAACATCGGCGAGGTGGATCTCGAAGTGGCCGAGAGTGAGCTCCTCACCTACGAGATCACCATGTAG
- the panD gene encoding aspartate 1-decarboxylase, translating to MMRTMFKSKIHRATVTQADLHYVGSVTVDADLLDAADLLPGELVHIVDITNGARLETYVIEGERGSGVIGINGAAAHLVHPGDLVILISYAQVDDAEARVFEPRVVHVDSDNRIVELGADPSAPVPGTDQRRSPHAVAV from the coding sequence ATGATGCGCACCATGTTCAAGTCCAAGATCCACCGAGCCACCGTCACCCAGGCCGACCTGCACTACGTCGGCTCCGTGACCGTCGACGCCGACCTGCTGGACGCGGCCGATCTGCTGCCCGGGGAGCTCGTCCACATCGTGGACATCACCAACGGGGCGCGGCTCGAGACCTACGTCATCGAAGGGGAGCGCGGGTCCGGGGTCATCGGGATCAACGGCGCCGCCGCGCACCTGGTGCACCCCGGGGACCTGGTCATCCTCATCAGCTACGCGCAGGTCGACGACGCCGAGGCCCGGGTGTTCGAGCCCCGCGTGGTGCACGTGGACAGCGACAACCGGATCGTCGAGCTGGGTGCGGATCCCTCCGCCCCGGTGCCGGGTACGGACCAGCGGCGCAGCCCGCACGCCGTGGCCGTCTGA